Proteins from a genomic interval of Arachis hypogaea cultivar Tifrunner chromosome 10, arahy.Tifrunner.gnm2.J5K5, whole genome shotgun sequence:
- the LOC112715153 gene encoding uncharacterized protein isoform X1 — protein sequence MWVFYLISLPLTTGMVVMTLRYFAGPHVPRYVLFTVGYTWFCSLSIIILVPADIWDTLSSQHTNRGISFFWSWSYWSTFLLTWAVVPLIQGFEDAGDFTVSERLKTSVHANLLFYLIVGSIGLFGLILLIMMHKTWKGGLLGFAMACSNTFGLVTGAFLLGFGLSEIPKTIWVNADWTTRQKVLSHKIAKMAVKLDDAHQELSNAIVVAQATSKQMSKRDPLRPYMNVIDDMIAQMFREDPSFKPQGGQLGENDMDYDTDRKSMATLRRHLRSASEEYQRYKSEYVTYVLEALELEDTIQNYERRNSTGWEYNSSIRPARTGKLGSLFDTLEFFWRCILSKQVAKGLAVILGTMSVAILFAEATLLPSVDLSLFSILIKSVGGQEVFVQVFAFIPLMYMCVCTYYSLFKIGMLMFYSLTPRQTSSVNLLMICSMVARYAPPISYNFLNLIRLGHKKVTVFERRMGNIDNAVPFFGDKFNKIYPLIMVVYTLLVASNFFDRMFSFLGSWKRYIFKTEAEDRDGFDPSGVIILKKERSWLEQGHKVGELVVPLARNFNGVDIESGNNFKETNGVEMKTSSKLISEETNGSLSKTWKEETSSRYGSSREAISNKYAAIREQGKPKPEEAMADSSNSELDEGNDSLSHSMGRPPLGLSSTWQNMKTGFQNFKANIGAKKFMPLRQTQIQENNVSHASSSESLDEIFQKLKKPSSDQVNYHDDN from the exons ATGTGGGTGTTTTACCTGATCTCGCTGCCTCTAACGACGGGTATGGTGGTAATGACTCTGAGGTACTTCGCTGGGCCCCACGTCCCTCGCTACGTCCTCTTCACCGTCGGATACACCTGGTTCTGCTCCCTCTCCATCATCATCCTCGTCCCCGCCGACATTTGGGAT ACATTGTCATCTCAACATACAAACAGAGGCATTTCTTTCTTTTGGAGCTGGTCATATTGGAGTACGTTTTTGCTCACTTG GGCTGTGGTGCCCCTTATTCAGGGTTTTGAAGATGCTGGGGATTTCACTGTATCAGAAAGATTGAAAACTAGTGTACATGCTAATTTGCTCTTCTATCTAATTGTGGGATCCATTGGCCTGTTTGGGCTTATTCTTCTCATTATGATGCACAAGACCTG GAAAGGAGGTCTTTTGGGATTTGCCATGGCTTGCTCAAATACTTTTGGACTTGTTACTGGTGCATTTCTTCTTGGCTTTGGTTTAAGTGAAATTCCTAAAACCATTTGGGTAAATGCTGACTGGACCACCCGCCAAAAGGTTCTTTCTCACAAAATTGCCAAAATGGCTGTCAAACTTGATGATGCTCACCAAGAACTTTCAAATGCTATTGTT GTTGCTCAAGCAACATCGAAGCAAATGTCCAAGCGTGATCCTTTGCGGCCGTATATGAATGTCATTGATGATATGATTGCTCAAATG TTTAGGGAAGACCCCTCCTTCAAACCACAAGGTGGTCAATTGGGGGAAAATGATATGGATTATGATACAGATCGGAAGTCAATGGCAACATTAAGGCGTCATCTTCGGAGTGCTTCTGAGGAGTATCAAAGATATAAAAG TGAGTATGTGACTTATGTACTTGAAGCCCTTGAATTGGAAGATACAATTCAGAATTATGAACGGCGCAACTCAACTGGATG GGAATATAATTCAAGCATTAGACCTGCTCGGACTGGCAAGTTGGGATCCCTATTTGATACTTTAG AATTTTTCTGGCGATGCATTTTGAGTAAACAAGTTGCAAAAGGCCTGGCTGTTATCCTCGGTACCATGTCTGTTGCAATTCTTTTCGCAGAGGCAACTCTTCTGCCCAGTGTTGATCTATCACTTTTCTCCATTCTTATAAAATCTGTTGGAGGACAGGAGGTGTTTGTGCAG GTGTTTGCTTTTATTCCTCTCATGTACATGTGCGTCTGTACATATTATTCCTTGTTCAAAATTGGAATGTTGATGTTCTACTCATTGACACCCAGACAAACCAGCTCAGTTAACTTGCTTATGATATGTTC GATGGTGGCTCGTTATGCTCCCCCAATCTCTTACAACTTTCTTAATCTCATTCGTCTCGGTCATAAGAAAGTGACTGTATTTGAGAGG CGAATGGGGAACATTGACAATGCTGTCCCTTTCTTTGGCGATAAGTTTAACAAAATCTATCCACTTATTATGGTTGTATACACACTTTTGGTTGCAAGCAACTTCTTTGACAGAATGTTCTCCTTTCTGGGGAGCTGGAAGAGATATATCTTCAAAACCGAAGCTGAGGATAGGGATGGCTTTGATCCATCTGGAGTAATTATTCTTAAAAAGG agcGGTCTTGGCTTGAACAAGGTCACAAAGTAGGGGAGCTGGTTGTTCCACTAGCAAGGAATTTCAATGGTGTTGATATTGAATCAGGCAACAATTTTAAG GAGACGAATGGCGTCGAAATGAAGACAAGTTCCAAGTTAATCTCTGAGGAAACAAATGGAAGTCTCTCTAAAACTTGGAAGGAAGAAACAAGCAGTAGATATGGTTCCAGCAGGGAGGCTATCAGCAACAAGTATGCTGCCATTAGGGAGCAGGGTAAACCGAAACCAGAGGAAGCCATGGCGGATTCTTCGAATTCAGAGCTCGATGAAGGAAATGATAGTTTGAGTCATAGCATGGGACGACCACCTTTGGGTTTGTCTTCGACTTGGCAAAACATGAAGACAGGTTTTCAGAATTTTAAGGCCAACATAGGAGCCAAAAAATTTATGCCGTTAAGACAAACACAAATACAGGAAAATAATGTCTCCCATGCTTCCTCTTCTGAATCCCTTGATGAAATATTTCAGAAACTCAAAAAGCCTTCCTCGGATCAAGTTAATTATCACGATGATAATTGA
- the LOC112715153 gene encoding uncharacterized protein isoform X2, translating to MMHKTWKGGLLGFAMACSNTFGLVTGAFLLGFGLSEIPKTIWVNADWTTRQKVLSHKIAKMAVKLDDAHQELSNAIVVAQATSKQMSKRDPLRPYMNVIDDMIAQMFREDPSFKPQGGQLGENDMDYDTDRKSMATLRRHLRSASEEYQRYKSEYVTYVLEALELEDTIQNYERRNSTGWEYNSSIRPARTGKLGSLFDTLEFFWRCILSKQVAKGLAVILGTMSVAILFAEATLLPSVDLSLFSILIKSVGGQEVFVQVFAFIPLMYMCVCTYYSLFKIGMLMFYSLTPRQTSSVNLLMICSMVARYAPPISYNFLNLIRLGHKKVTVFERRMGNIDNAVPFFGDKFNKIYPLIMVVYTLLVASNFFDRMFSFLGSWKRYIFKTEAEDRDGFDPSGVIILKKERSWLEQGHKVGELVVPLARNFNGVDIESGNNFKETNGVEMKTSSKLISEETNGSLSKTWKEETSSRYGSSREAISNKYAAIREQGKPKPEEAMADSSNSELDEGNDSLSHSMGRPPLGLSSTWQNMKTGFQNFKANIGAKKFMPLRQTQIQENNVSHASSSESLDEIFQKLKKPSSDQVNYHDDN from the exons ATGATGCACAAGACCTG GAAAGGAGGTCTTTTGGGATTTGCCATGGCTTGCTCAAATACTTTTGGACTTGTTACTGGTGCATTTCTTCTTGGCTTTGGTTTAAGTGAAATTCCTAAAACCATTTGGGTAAATGCTGACTGGACCACCCGCCAAAAGGTTCTTTCTCACAAAATTGCCAAAATGGCTGTCAAACTTGATGATGCTCACCAAGAACTTTCAAATGCTATTGTT GTTGCTCAAGCAACATCGAAGCAAATGTCCAAGCGTGATCCTTTGCGGCCGTATATGAATGTCATTGATGATATGATTGCTCAAATG TTTAGGGAAGACCCCTCCTTCAAACCACAAGGTGGTCAATTGGGGGAAAATGATATGGATTATGATACAGATCGGAAGTCAATGGCAACATTAAGGCGTCATCTTCGGAGTGCTTCTGAGGAGTATCAAAGATATAAAAG TGAGTATGTGACTTATGTACTTGAAGCCCTTGAATTGGAAGATACAATTCAGAATTATGAACGGCGCAACTCAACTGGATG GGAATATAATTCAAGCATTAGACCTGCTCGGACTGGCAAGTTGGGATCCCTATTTGATACTTTAG AATTTTTCTGGCGATGCATTTTGAGTAAACAAGTTGCAAAAGGCCTGGCTGTTATCCTCGGTACCATGTCTGTTGCAATTCTTTTCGCAGAGGCAACTCTTCTGCCCAGTGTTGATCTATCACTTTTCTCCATTCTTATAAAATCTGTTGGAGGACAGGAGGTGTTTGTGCAG GTGTTTGCTTTTATTCCTCTCATGTACATGTGCGTCTGTACATATTATTCCTTGTTCAAAATTGGAATGTTGATGTTCTACTCATTGACACCCAGACAAACCAGCTCAGTTAACTTGCTTATGATATGTTC GATGGTGGCTCGTTATGCTCCCCCAATCTCTTACAACTTTCTTAATCTCATTCGTCTCGGTCATAAGAAAGTGACTGTATTTGAGAGG CGAATGGGGAACATTGACAATGCTGTCCCTTTCTTTGGCGATAAGTTTAACAAAATCTATCCACTTATTATGGTTGTATACACACTTTTGGTTGCAAGCAACTTCTTTGACAGAATGTTCTCCTTTCTGGGGAGCTGGAAGAGATATATCTTCAAAACCGAAGCTGAGGATAGGGATGGCTTTGATCCATCTGGAGTAATTATTCTTAAAAAGG agcGGTCTTGGCTTGAACAAGGTCACAAAGTAGGGGAGCTGGTTGTTCCACTAGCAAGGAATTTCAATGGTGTTGATATTGAATCAGGCAACAATTTTAAG GAGACGAATGGCGTCGAAATGAAGACAAGTTCCAAGTTAATCTCTGAGGAAACAAATGGAAGTCTCTCTAAAACTTGGAAGGAAGAAACAAGCAGTAGATATGGTTCCAGCAGGGAGGCTATCAGCAACAAGTATGCTGCCATTAGGGAGCAGGGTAAACCGAAACCAGAGGAAGCCATGGCGGATTCTTCGAATTCAGAGCTCGATGAAGGAAATGATAGTTTGAGTCATAGCATGGGACGACCACCTTTGGGTTTGTCTTCGACTTGGCAAAACATGAAGACAGGTTTTCAGAATTTTAAGGCCAACATAGGAGCCAAAAAATTTATGCCGTTAAGACAAACACAAATACAGGAAAATAATGTCTCCCATGCTTCCTCTTCTGAATCCCTTGATGAAATATTTCAGAAACTCAAAAAGCCTTCCTCGGATCAAGTTAATTATCACGATGATAATTGA